From the genome of Carettochelys insculpta isolate YL-2023 chromosome 12, ASM3395843v1, whole genome shotgun sequence, one region includes:
- the PIGB gene encoding GPI alpha-1,2-mannosyltransferase 3, which yields MQAEGGGGFFSRGQTRRADSVRLRKRKSVLYSPAPGAGGERGPDLIGENIYLVLFTITLRVLNCFLVQTSFVPDEYWQSLEVAHHMVFNYGYLTWEWTKGLRGYSYPLLFATIYRVLQLLAKDDVQLLIWIPRLVQTLLSALADVKLYSLVRRLENAETAKWVYICQLCSWFTWYCCTRTLTNTMETVLTIFALFYYPMEGSKTRSSCKYLTLVALAFIIRPTAVIPWIPLVLGHFWQEQKKTDLVLYRYIPLGFITLGISLIIDRVFFGEWILVQLNFLKFNVLQNLGTFYGSHPWHWYLTQGLPVVLGTHLPFFIHGCIQAPKRYWIFLVSIVWTVLVYSMLSHKEFRFIYPVLPFCMVFCGYSLEQLKTWKKLAITFLLLSNLLPALYLSLIHQRGSLDVMIHLQQLCDHSSNHSQASVFIMMPCHSTPFYSHIHCPLPMRFLQCPPDLTGNESYLDEADIFYSNPHKWLNEEFYNDTLPTHLVFFSVLEQEISSFLVLNGYEKTATVFHTHMPQGRIGSHIYVYKRMI from the exons ATGCAAGCGGAGGGAGGCGGCGGGTTCTTCTCCCGAGGCCAGACCCGCCGTGCGGACAGCGTCCGGCTCCGCAAGAGAAAATCTGTGCTGTACAGCCCTGCCCCGGGGGCCGGCGGGGAGCGGGGCCCAG ATCTTATTGGTGAAAACATTTATCTGGTCTTGTTTACCATAACTCTGCGAGTACTTAACTGCTTTTTAGTCCAGACAAGCTTTGTTCCAGATGAATACTGGCAGTCACTTGAGGTTGCACATCATATGGTTTTCAA TTATGGCTATTTGACATGGGAATGGACAAAAGGTTTAAGGGGCTATTCATACCCACTACTCTTTGCAACTATCTACAGAGTTTTACAGTTACTGGCAAAGGATGATGTTCAGCTGCTG ATTTGGATTCCTAGGCTTGTGCAAACACTTCTGTCAGCTCTAGCAGATGTGAAGCTTTACTCATTAGTGAGACGCCTAGAAAATGCAGAAACAGCAAAGTGGGTG TACATTTGCCAGTTGTGCTCTTGGTTTACATGGTATTGCTGTACCAGAACTCTAACAAACACCATGGAAACTGTTCTCACCATATTTGCTCTTTTCTACTATCCAATGGAAGGCTCAAAGACAAGGAGCAG TTGCAAATATTTAACTCTGGTAGCACTTGCATTTATTATTCGTCCAACTGCTGTAATTCCATGGATACCTTTAGTGCTTGGGCATTTCTGGCAAGAACAGAAGAAGACAGATCTTGTTCTATATAGATATATTCCATTAGG attcaTCACTTTAGGGATTTCTTTAATAATTGACCGTGTATTTTTTGGTGAG tGGATACTGGTTCAGCTGAACTTCTTGAAGTTTAACGTGCTACAGAATTTGGGAACATTTTATGGTTCTCATCCTTGGCATTGGTACTTGACCCAGGGGTTGCCAGTTGTTTTGGGCACCCATCTACCCTTCTTTATTCATGGTTGCATCCAGGCCCCAAAGAGGTATTGGATTTTTCTAGTGTCCATAGTTTGGACAGTATTGGTATACAG CATGTTGAGCCACAAAGAATTCAGGTTTATATATCCAGTACTGCCATTTTGCATGGTGTTTTGTG GATATTCTCTTGAACAGCTGAAAACATGGAAGAAATTGGCAATAACCTTCCTGCTTTTATCAAACTTACTCCCAGCTCTGTACTTGAGTTTGATTCACCAGCGTGGCTCTCTTGATGTCATGATTCACTTGCAGCAGCTCTGTGACCATTCTTCTAACCACTCACAGGCTTCTGTCTTCATAATGATGCCATGCCACTCTACTCCTTTTTACAG CCACATTCACTGTCCTCTGCCAATGAGATTCCTTCAGTGTCCTCCAGACCTAACTGGAAATGAGAGTTACCTTGATGAAGCTGATATTTTTTACTCTAATCCCCATAAGTGGCTTAATGAGGAGTTTTACAATGATACGTTACCTACTCACTTGGTCTTCTTCAGCGTGTTAGAACAG GAAATATCATCATTTCTTGTTCTAAATGGTTATGAGAAAACTGCTACTGTCTTTCACACCCATATGCCTCAAGGACGAATTGGAAGCCACATCTATGTCTACAAAAGAATGATCTAA